The Pseudomonas fragi DNA window ACCCATGCCAGCATGCGATGATCGACTGGCATGGCGCTCCCGGCCACAAAAATTAACAGTTTGAAACGCAGGGGAAGCATCGCTCTCGTGCCCCCTCTGCTTGAACCACCCGCCGGGTTAGATACCCAGGCAGAGATATTTGATTTCCAGGTAGTCTTCGATGCCGTACTTGGAGCCTTCACGGCCCAGGCCCGACGCCTTGATCCCGCCAAACGGCGCGACTTCGTTGGAGATCAGGCCGGTGTTGACGCCCACCATGCCGTACTCCAGCGCCTCAGCCACACGGAACACACGGCTCAGGTCGCGGGCATAGAAGTACGACGCCAGGCCGAACTCGGTGTCGTTGGCCATCGCGATCACTTCGGCTTCGTCTTTGAAGCGGAACAGTGGCGCCAGCGGGCCGAAGGTTTCTTCCTTCGCCACGGCGGCGTTTTTCGGCACGTTCACCAGGATGGTCGGTTCGAAGAAGCTGCCTTCCAGGCTGTTGCCACCGGTCAGCAGGGTCGCGCCCTTGCTCAGTGCGTCAGCGATGTGCTCCTTGACCTTGGCCACGGCCTTGTCGTCGATCAACGGGCCAGTGGTGGTGCCTTCATCCAGACCGTTGCCGATCTTGAGCTTGCCCACCGCCACTTTGAGTTTTTCAGCGAAGGCATCGTAGACCGAGTCCTGAATGTACAGGCGGTTGGCACATACGCAGGTCTGACCGTTGTTACGGTATTTGGAGATGATTGCGCCTTCGACGGCCTTATCCAGGTCCGCGTCGTCGAACACGATGAACGGCGCGTTGCCGCCCAGTTCCAGCGACACTTTCTTGATGTCCTTGGCGCATTCGGCCATCAGCTGGCGACCGATTTCGGTCGAGCCGGTGAAGGACAGTTTGCGCACGATCGGGTTGCTGGTCAGCTCGCCACCGATATCGCCGGCACTGCCGGTTACAACGCTCAACACGCCTTTAGGGATGCCAGCACGGTGGGCCAGTTCAACCAGGGCCAGGGCCGAGAACGGGGTTTGCGAAGCTGGCTTGATCACCATGGTGCAACCGGCGGCCAGGGCCGGGCCAGCTTTACGGGTGATCATGGCCGCCGGGAAGTTCCACGGGGTAATGGCAGCGGTTACGCCGATCGGCTGCTTGATCACGATCAGGCGCTTGTCCGGCTGATGGCCCGGGATCACGTCGCCGTAGATACGCTTGGCTTCTTCGGCAAACCACTCGATAAACGAAGCGGCGTAGACGATTTCGCCCTTGGCCTCGGTCAGCGGCTTGCCCTGCTCCAGGGTCATCAGGCGGCCGAGGTCGTCCTGGTTTTCGATCAGCAGCTCAAACCAGCGACGCAGCTTGGTTGCACGCTCTTTGGCGGTCAGGGCACGCCAGGCCGGCAACGCTTTGTCTGCGGCTTCAATGGCACGACGGGTTTCCACCGCGCCCATTTTTGGCACGGTACCGATGATTTCACCGGTCGCCGGGTTGTTGACCTTGATGGTCTGGCCACCGTCGGCATCAACCCAGGCACCATCGATATAGGCTTGCTGGCGGAACAACTGTGCGTCTTTGAGCTGCATGTGGGCTTTCCTTAACAGCACCGCGCAGGCGCGGAGCGAATTATTTAAGTAGAAAGGCGCCGTAGAAGGCTGCCGTCAGGAAGTCATTCACTGCCAAAGTATCTAAATGACGCACAAAAAACAGGACGTGCGATTCAGCACTCAGACAAGAGCGTTTGAAATCTCAAACGAATCCTAGGGTCAAAGGGGGTAAAGGACAATAGTCTGTTCGAAAAAAAGAACAAGGCATCAGACTTCACCGTTTTATCACCCGGCCCCCATTAATAGCCCATAACGCGCCAGGAAACACCTGACGAATCAGCGGCATGGACGGCTGACACGCAGATGAGTATGATGGCGCCGCGCTGCACCAGTAGCTCAGCTGGATAGAGTACTGCCCTCCGAAGGCAGGGGTCGTGGGTTCGAATCCCGCCTGGTGCGCCATCTCCTGTAACTGCTTGTCCGGTATACATTTATCGACAAGCAGAGGGTCTGAAAGGCTAGTGGGGCATTTCACAGTGCCTTCAGGTGGGGCATCGCAAAGGTGCCAGCAATGCCAGCCCAACCCTCTTACATCACACTCAATCGCCACCGCACCTACTATTTCCGCATAGTAGTACCACTTCGACTGCGCGCCGCATTCGGTCTTCAGCGGGAGATTCGTCGTTCGCTCAAAACCGACAGCTTACGGCTGGCGCTTCGCCGCGCCCGGCAATACGCTGCACGTTTCGAAGCTGCTTTTGACAAGGTGCTAGTTGTGGCCGAACAAGACGATTACGAGCCTACTGATGAAGATTACGAAATCTACCTCAGCGAAATAGCGAAAGCTGAAGCCCCAGGCATTTGGGCTTCTCACTCTGTAGATGCCAAGAAACCGCAAAGCTCTCCGTCCGCCCTTTCCGACGACGAATGGCTTGAAATCGATGAGCAGCAGCGCCGAAATCTCATAACGACGGCTCTGACAGGTAACAGCGCAAGGACCATCCCCGTAAGTATGCAAAGGCTCGCTGAGCAGCTTCAAGCTCAAGGCAGTATTTTGCCGTTACCTCAGTTCAAAAAGCTTTTACCAGTGCTCATAGAGCGGCTGACGCTGCAACCGATCCAAAGCACCGGCGTATTGGCTGAAGTAGTTATGGCGACTCAACCTGACGGACCAACGCTGCACAAACTATGGGAACTGCACTGGGAAGCCCTCGCAAAGCTTGCCAAAAACAACAGAAAGTCGGAGCGCACCAAAGAGGATGAGCAGGGGCATGCTTGCAGGCTGAACATCTTGAGTGGCAATAAACCAATCAATCGCCTGACGCTTGAAGATTTCGAGCGTATCTACTCGCAGATTTTTGATATCCGAGTCAGCCGAGGCGCAAAACTCCCAAGTCCCGACTCCCCGAGCGAGTCAATCCTTGCAAATAAGGGCGAGCCGCGAATTGGATCTGGAACAATTGAAAAAATAACTATTAGGCTCGGAGCTCTCCACAACTTCGCATTTCGAAAGGGGATGACCAAAATCCACCCCAACTCACCGGACAGACCGCCAATTAACCATCACCCCGCAGGCGAGAAAACTGTCGAGAAGGCATTCTCCAAGAACGATCTGAAAGCGATCTTCTCTGGTTATCTGTACACCGGCATTGCTTTAGATCGAAGTAATGCCATTTATCCGTATCAATTCTGGCTCCCCATGCTGGGTCTTTTCACCGGAGGGCGACTTAACGAACTTTGTCAGCTCGACACAGAAGACGTAAGCAAAACAAGGGCTGAAGGCATATGGACTATCAGCATGATGGACGA harbors:
- a CDS encoding site-specific integrase, which translates into the protein MPAQPSYITLNRHRTYYFRIVVPLRLRAAFGLQREIRRSLKTDSLRLALRRARQYAARFEAAFDKVLVVAEQDDYEPTDEDYEIYLSEIAKAEAPGIWASHSVDAKKPQSSPSALSDDEWLEIDEQQRRNLITTALTGNSARTIPVSMQRLAEQLQAQGSILPLPQFKKLLPVLIERLTLQPIQSTGVLAEVVMATQPDGPTLHKLWELHWEALAKLAKNNRKSERTKEDEQGHACRLNILSGNKPINRLTLEDFERIYSQIFDIRVSRGAKLPSPDSPSESILANKGEPRIGSGTIEKITIRLGALHNFAFRKGMTKIHPNSPDRPPINHHPAGEKTVEKAFSKNDLKAIFSGYLYTGIALDRSNAIYPYQFWLPMLGLFTGGRLNELCQLDTEDVSKTRAEGIWTISMMDDELDRPLPKSLKNQSSRRVLPIHSELIRMGFLSFVDQAVKEGREKLFSDGLTYNPKKGWASNATHFFCRFPSASTPASGYFFKCGIRERDTDGKTDRKNFHSFRHTFTDLAREAGGEAYLVLPDLTGHSRGKEGQVAKYGNGFSQLKKQEILESLTIPVDFSNVTYEDFEARLGYKLKPSIQRHREAYNLNQTERPA
- the gabD gene encoding NADP-dependent succinate-semialdehyde dehydrogenase encodes the protein MQLKDAQLFRQQAYIDGAWVDADGGQTIKVNNPATGEIIGTVPKMGAVETRRAIEAADKALPAWRALTAKERATKLRRWFELLIENQDDLGRLMTLEQGKPLTEAKGEIVYAASFIEWFAEEAKRIYGDVIPGHQPDKRLIVIKQPIGVTAAITPWNFPAAMITRKAGPALAAGCTMVIKPASQTPFSALALVELAHRAGIPKGVLSVVTGSAGDIGGELTSNPIVRKLSFTGSTEIGRQLMAECAKDIKKVSLELGGNAPFIVFDDADLDKAVEGAIISKYRNNGQTCVCANRLYIQDSVYDAFAEKLKVAVGKLKIGNGLDEGTTTGPLIDDKAVAKVKEHIADALSKGATLLTGGNSLEGSFFEPTILVNVPKNAAVAKEETFGPLAPLFRFKDEAEVIAMANDTEFGLASYFYARDLSRVFRVAEALEYGMVGVNTGLISNEVAPFGGIKASGLGREGSKYGIEDYLEIKYLCLGI